DNA sequence from the Eptesicus fuscus isolate TK198812 chromosome 7, DD_ASM_mEF_20220401, whole genome shotgun sequence genome:
cgacaacacaagcatcccgccctgtccccggccactcagcgcctgtgtatgcaaattaacccaccgtctttgttgggttaatttgcatactcactcctgattggctggtgggcgtcgtgaaggtatggtcaattagcatgttactcttttcttaggtagattagaggcccggtgcatgaatttgtgcatgggtggggttggccagcctggccagggggaggggacatgggcggttggccggcctgcctgctggtcgaactcctggagaaaagagtaacatgctaattgaccataccttcgcgacgtccaccagccaatcaggaatgagtatgcaaataaacccagcaaagatggtgggttaatttgcatacacaggcaccaagcagctgggggtagggcaggacgcttgcgttgtcaccatggtgacggcGCAGGCATTTTGCACCACCCCAggcactccgggcctctgggcagcgtgggaaggcagaaaggtggctccaggccagagcagaaaggccgCTCTGGCcgcgttcagagataataataatctggccactcagtgtatatacacagTTCTCTCCTCTGGAGAGCTCATATGTGTGTAACAGGGAGGAACAGATTGCAGACATGACAGTTTTGAGACGACTTTGGCTGGGCGAGAAGTTCCAATGGCTCTGTGATCTCTTGGGAAGGTTGGCTAGGGGGGGACTGCAGGAAGCTTGTTGTCCCAGGACGCATGTCAGGAGGGAGTAACAAAGGCCCCTCAAGGTCAATTCCCCAGGGCAGGATAAAAAAAATACGATACTGTACTATTCTGGTCTTTGAAAATGCTGCCCACTGCTCCTGAAGACAGAGGAGCACTCAGAATGTGGCCCAGAACCCCTCTGCCCAGCAAGCCTCTGGGGCCTGACTCTTACTTTTCATGGTGTCCATGATGTGTCGCTGTTGGAACTTAGTCAGTTTGGATTCCTTCATCATCACTGCAAGAGAAAGCCCTTCAGTAAGGCCGCCTGGGCTGCGGGCAGAAGCCTTCATCTCACACCGCTGAAATGCAAAATTGCCACCTCCTCCCACCATTCTGCATCCAAGTATTCCCGCTCTTActctcctgctttattttttcctatagcACTCACCACCATCTAAGCTCTATTTTAATTTGTTACCCTCCCACTAAAATATTTGCTCCATGAAAGCAAACATTTTTGctagtttttcttcttccttttttatgctgtATCCTTTACcacctagaaccgtggtcggcaaactgtggctcgtgagccacatgcggctctttggccccttgagtgtggctcttccacaaaataccacggcctgggcgagtcttattttgaagaagtggcgttagaagaagtttaagtttaaaaaatttggctctcaaaagaaatttcaatcgttgtactgttgacatttggctctgttgactaatgcgtttgccgaccactgacctagaacaaAGCACATAGTGGGCTTTTACATGTTTTTCATTGAGTGAAGGACAAGTATTCATTAAGCATGTGTCAGACACTGGAGCTACAATAGGGAGCCAAAACAGGAACAATTGTACCCTGATGGAGTTCACGGGCTAGAGGTGTAGAAGGATGCTGATCCAACGGGACACACTAAGTATCTGACTACAGGTTATGCTGAGTCCAATGAAGAAAAGGTATTTGGTAAGGTGAGGGCATGTAACAGCTGGTTCcatgtggtggtgggtggggaggagataGGCTTCCCTGGGAGGAAAGGGCAAGTGCCATCTAAGGGATGCGCAAGAATGATCTACTCTGAAATCCTTTGTTCTTTGACTTTCATGCACTTGCAAGTAAGTTGTAGGACCTGAACCTTCCTGAACCCAACgcttctcctctgtaaaatgaaaatagcacTTACTAAGCCACAGGTCACATAGGGGAGACCACCTCTCTTACCCTGTCCTTTAAGCGTACTAACCTCTGAGGAGCTCGCAGGTTCCAGGGGTGTAAGTGGTCTGCTTGGGGCAGCGACAGAACCCCGTTCCTTTGGTCACTGCCTTTACCCTATCCTGGGAAGCCATGGGAGGGCTCTGCGGAGGATAAAAACGCAATGACACATCCGTCTCCCAGGTCCAATCTCtactccagcccctccccccacccccgcccccagcccaacACCAGGAAAGTCTGGGAGCAGCCCAGTCCCATTAGAATTGTGACGCCGCCCTTCACTATTGCGACAGTGCCCTATCCTTCCACCCCGAGCAGATACGCAGGCGGATGCAACACGTGAACAGAGACCTCATCTGGACCTGGTGTCTGGGGCAGGAAAAGCCCTAGGAAGGGGGCCTTAGCCACGACAGTGCCTTGGGTGTTACGCCCAAATTGAAACCTCACCCTAAAGTAAGACGCCGGTTGGGTGGGCCCCACGCAGACAGCGGCGGCTGtgacgcccccccgcccccatcaaaGAGCGGCGGCTGggacccaccccgcccccagcggaGAGCGGTGGCTGGGCTCGGAAGACCGAAGACCGTAATCACGGTTCTACCGCGGCACCGCGCGGAGGCCCAGCAGAAATACTCTGAGATCTTGGTGTACAGAGCGGGCTGCTAGACGCTCTGGCTACCATGGTAACGAGCGCGCGAACTATTCGGCGCATGCGCGCACACCTATAGCACTGGCCCGCCTGCTGGAAGGGATTGCTTCCGGGTTACCGCGCAGGCGCAGAGAACGCGTGGCGCTGTGCGAGGTGGAGGCGCGCAGTTTGTGCGTCTCCGCGCACGGGTGTGGGGCGCGGATCCGGGTCTCTGGGTCGCGGGCGTCATGTCAGACAACGAGGACAAGTGAGTGCGGGAGCGAAGTGGCCTTTGCGGATCCTCGGAAGGGGCGGGTGAAGCGGGAACCTGGGTCGAAGGAGGCTGAGGAGCCTGGAGTCGAGGAACAGAATCTGAGGGACctgggctgctgagggggcccGCGGTGCTGGAGCCGGGAGGGGCGGAGAGCATAGCCCGAGGTTGGGCACAGAAAGGCTCAGGCTCGAGGGTCCAGAGAGGATCAGTGCAAAAGTGCCTTCCAGCAAACTTCCACCGAGCCGGGCTCTGTGCCTTGTTTTGGGACCATTGAGGTGTATTAGGCACAGTCCCCCATCTCCACGTGCTCCCTTTCTAGAAGAGGGGACCGGCCCGTGGACAGATAATACAGCATCCTGTGAGATTAGGCAGGTCCTCGAATAAAGTCGTTTTGTTTCAAcgttgatgagatgctgtaggaacgtAACTCCTGTTTGTATCAGTTAGCCGATGGTAAAAGTGGTTTGCTTAAAGTCGCAGAAGCTATCTACGATGTTACGTGAGGACTTACGCTACCGAAGCTCTTGGAAGGGTTGCCGTAACCTGGGTGAGAGAAGGAAGTGGCTTGCACTGGGGTGATAGTAGTAGAGGTCGTGAGAAGTGGTTTTGAGTTCTGGATTTATTTTGGAGCTAGGGCCACAATGATGttctgatgtgtgtgtggggtccaaGGAGAGGCCTGTTCTGAAGATAAAAATAGGGGCTTGGTCAGCATCAGTGTATGATTCCAAAGGAAGAAGCAGGTGAGATCATCAGGGGAGTGTCAGTGGAGAAGAGGAAATGACTGCTGGACCCTGGGGCCTGAGCCTTTCTGTGCCCAAGCTCGGGCGATGCGTTTGGCTCCCCGCCCTTCCTGCTCGCTGGGCCCCATCAGCAGTTAGAGCATCCCAACGGGAGTGCTTGTGGGGAAAGAGGAGAAGCCTGCTGAGGagactgaggagcagcagccagtgAGGTGGGGAAACACCAAGAGAGTGAGGTGTCCTTGCAGTCCCGTGAGGAGAGTGTactgagggagagggagtggccTAGGGTGCCAACTGGTAGGCCAAGCTCAGTGAGAACATGAGTAGTCCATTGGATTTAGCAACATGGAAATCATTAACATGCTCGAAAGAAGGAGTGGTTTTGAGGGAGTTATGGAGGTGGGCATCTTCTTGGAGTGAAATTATGACAGAATAAGAAGAGAAGAATGGGCCATaagggcttggctcagtggatagagcgttgatgcctgcggactgaagggtcccaggttcgattccggtcaaggacatgtacgttggttgtgggcacatccccagtagggggtgtgcaggaggcagctgatcaatgtttctcatccacgtttctaactctctatccctctcccttcctctctgtaaaaaatcaataaaatatatttaaaaaaaaaaaaagaagaagaatgggaATCCATGACATTGGACAACTCTTCCATGAATTTTGATCCCAAGGGGAGCATGGAAATAGGGCTCCATGGGGAGAGAATAgagaagttttgtttgttttttaaggtggAGCAGTATCTACATGTTTATATGCTGATGGGAATGATCCAGTAGAGTGAGAAAAGAAACAGTGAGGATGCATGAGTCCTAGCACAATTTGGGGGGCTGATGGGAGTAAGTTTGAACACAAGTTTGATTCACTCATTAAGTAGATATTTATCGAGCACCCCCTCAATATTGGCTGAGACCCCCTTTGCCCTCTTTGATGCTATTAAGTGATGCTCTAACTAACCGGTCTCTTCTTGTACAGTTTTGATGGCGACGACTTTGATGATGTGGAGGAGGATGAAGGACTAGATGACTTGGAGAATGCTGAGGAGGTCAGTATTTAACCCTGGGCTCTCTCTTCTGCAGCCCAGGCTGccaaatagcctggccagtggtAATTCCCCAAATGCATCTGCCTCCTGTTTGTGCCCCTGCCACACGCACCCCCAGTTAGAGTGAGCAGACTTCCAGTCCTGGGTGGTGGAGAAGCTCTAAGGGTGGGTCCGAAGGCTTTGGTCCATTTGGATCACAGCCCATGGCTTCTGGGACAGTTAATTCACTGATAGGTGAAATGTTAccttcatccattcaacaaacgtgttgagtgtttattatgtgccaggtgctcTGCAGGGTGGGGGTACATAGGAGCAAGGGGGAGAGTGACCTGGGATAAAGCTGGAAAGATAAGGGCCCAGATCAGGCAGATTTCATAGCTACAGGTAGCGGGAAGCCACTGAGGAGTTTTGAGCAAGGGAGTGGATGATCCAGTTTGCCCTTTAGAAAGAGCATTCTGGCCTCTGAGTAAGGAGCGGATTGGAGGAAcaagagtaaaagagagagaccCACTAGGGAGCTCCCATAGACCGCCAGGTGGGAGGCCTGTAGCTTGGACTTGGGCACTGCTAGTGTCAGTGATGAGAAACGGATGGAAGATATTTTGGTGGGCTGGCTATGGGGCTGAGAAAGTGGGAGATGACAAGGAGACTTCTAGGTTTCTGGCTTGAGCGGCTGGGTGGATGGGTTCCTAGCTTCATGAATAAGATAGGGCTCTCCCTCTTGTGTGACTGATGGAGGAAGAAGTGCTTTATGTCTCCTGGACAGAGTGATCCCTTGACTTTTTTAGGCTTGGAAGCTGCAGCCCCTCTTTTTGAATTTCTCTCTCAGGTTCCTAGTCACTGTGTCAGaaacctcctccccacccttctgGGCCCTTCCATTCCTGTCCTGTCAGCTTTGCCTCCGACATGTGGTTTAGCTCTGGTCCCTTTCTACATACCTAGTGCTCAGCTGGTTTAGAGCTGTATTGCTTTGCACTAACATTACTGCAGAAATTGTGTTCCTGGTTTTCCTGCCTTCGTTCTGCCCTGATTGCCTTTCTGCTGCCAGTCATCTTTCTTACCTGCCCACGTGATTGATTACTATTGGTCTTCCTTAAAATGGTCTCGTTGCTTCTGCCCTTGCCCCTACAGAATATTCTCAACAGAGTATCCAGAGTGATCATTCTAAATGTTaattgcactcggatgttgagtgtgactcgacacggttagcatcggtagcagctcgtatgtcaaattgtattgaatgtatcaataatttgaaatataaaaaatccaaataaataagtttgtatgaaaagaaactccagttttttattctactgccgcgctttgtaaaatctggggtatttaaaaaattaaatcccgagtagaatgaaggaatcgagaaaaaagcaagagagtgcaaagggttaagtcagATTGTGTCTCTCTTTTGCTCAGAACCCTCACCCAGTGGTTTCCCATCCAATTCACAGTAAATGCCAGAAAGATGTATAAGGTTCTCCATGACCTGGCCACTTGCTCCCTCTGTGACCTTATCTCTTCTTGCTGTCCCTGTCATGCCAGGCAGATTCCTGCTTAGGACCTTTGatcatgctgttccctcttccaGGAACACTTTTCCCTAAGATACCCACATGACCTGCTTCTCGCCTCCTTCAGGTCTGTCCAGGGCATCTCACTGAGGCCTCTGTGACCATCCTATTGAAAATGCAGCATCCTCCCCTTTCTCCCACATCACTGCCCTGGCACTTCCTGTCTTCTTTCTCTGTTGTCATACTGTACACTTATTACTTTCATTGTTTACCTTTTCTCATTATAATATAAGCTCTATaggggaagaatttttttttaaaatcataacacattttattttgtagaaaCACCTGTCAGTAAATTTCTGGTCAAATACTTCCATCAATGTTTTCATTTATGACATTTTATTTGGGAAATTTCAGTATAGATTTAACTAGACATATAAATCATGCGAGGTGAAATGGTTCTCTCTCCCATTTTGTGCCACATCAAGAGCTGGCGTTTATGTTTGCTCTGTCGCCGATAGCTGCACATCTTTGAgcagataactttctgtctctgttgtGTCTGGAAAATGGGCCATTTGAGCTAAAGGATGTCCAAGGTCCTTTGACTGGTAAAATGTCTACACAGCTCCATGTGGTCTCTACTTTCAGTCCTAAGTCTCAGGGTTCTCTCCAGggagtcttctgttgattattcaggaagtttttctgtattttagttgtatttccagtttgttcctgggagcatgtctgtgcagcatccactcactctgctgccatttaaaaaatatatatattttattgattttttacagagaggaagggagaggaatagagagttagaaacatcgatgagagagaaacatcgatcagctgcctcttgcacactccctactggggatgtgcccacaagcaaggtacatgcccttgaccggaattgaacctgggacccttgagtccgcaggccaatgctctatccactgagccaaaccggttaggacatctgctgccatttttaatctctaccGTATATAGGGGAAGAATTTTTATGTCTTCATGCTCTGTCTCAAAAACTTAGAACACTACCTGATAGGTAtgtagtaaacactcaataaatatttgttgacttaattctttattatagaatttattCTCCTGCACCTTTGCTCTAATCATACTCCACAATTAGTTGTCTAAACCTAGTacattctctccctcctctgtcctTTGGACATGCAGTCCAGCCTGTCTCCATGTCCTTCCCTTCCCGTTGGCTTGGGAATGCCAGTTAATTCTTCTACACTAGTTCAAGTCTCATCTCTGGACTGTCTTCCTAACCCCCTGCATGAGTCAGGTGACCCTCACCTTCTTGTGAACTTTGTTGCACACTTGCATACCTTCAAAGCACTGCTGTTCTGTTTACTCTTTCTCCTTCCCAGACACTGAATTCTTTGAGAGCAGAAACTTTTAGCTTTCTGTCTCAACACCTATTACAATGTCTGGCAGGTGACAAATGCTTACTAAGTAATTGTTAAATATATAGAGAATATACTTAACAATTGAAAAATGTTTGCTAGTTTCTGCCTTCACTGACTTTGTAGCTACTTGACCATTGACTCAGTTATCCTGTCTGAAGATGGGATGTTTGCTCCTCACTTCCTGCTTAGGGTGATTTGTCGTCTGTACTCAGGGCTTCTTTGTATGGGGCCACTGATCTGGGACAGCCCCATCTCTGGACCCTCCGCTTCTCTCTTCTGGATGAGGCAGCTGGCTTGGATCCTGATCATGATTCTTCTCTCTTACTAGGTCTGAGACTGGCCAGTTCGCTAACTCTCCAAGCCTCTAAAATGGCACTGTAATCCCTACCTCATGAGGttattgtgagggttaaataagGTGTCAGTAAGGCACCTGCAAGGTTGCCGGGGGGTGATAAgcaggagtggtggtggtggtggttatcaTCATTGGCATCGCCATCCCCCCTCACTCAGTAAGGCGTACTGAGAGTTTCCCTCTTTCTGCCTTGGTGTGCAGGAGGGCCAGGAGAATGTTGAGATCCTCCCCTCTGGAGAGCGACCGCAGGCCAACCAGAAGCGGATCACCACACCATATATGACCAAGTATGAGCGAGCCCGCGTGCTGGGCACCCGAGCCCTCCAGATCGCGTGAGTGTGTGCCCCGTTACTGTCTTTTCCATCCGTCAGGCCACAGTGAGCCTCTGAGCTGTTGATGTGGCCCAGCCTGGCACCTAAAAACAGACTCTCCCTGCTTTCACATGCTCAAAGTGTGGATTTAGAGAACCCTAGACCACTGTGGGCCAGTTAGCTGGGGGTGCTGTGGCAGCCCGCATTGGGCTTATGGTGGTTCCTGTCCATGGCCAGCCCAGAGGAGTAGGAGAGCCCTCCATGTAGAGGCCATGCTAGAGATGTGAAAACAGAACAATGATGGGGTTCTGGGGATTTGAAATTAGCAACCTTTTCTTTATCTTCCAAGTCTGAAACCAGTTGAAGAATAACAAGATTCAGGAGCTAGCCACTGGATAGGCGGAGATGCAAATGTCTGATGAGTGCATGCTCAGACAGTGCAGGCATCGAGGCTGTGTCTGCGGGGCAAGCCTGCCTTCGAAGGTTGCAAGGCCCCCGCTCTGCAGGCAGGTGGCTTTCAGAGAGCAGGGACTCCCCCAAAACCTAGGCCACAGATGCCTGTTTCCCCCCTCAGGTTCCCCTGTCAGATAAGTCACTCCTCCttcctggggaggaggaagtCGGGGGACAGAGAGGGCAGGTTGGGACTGTTGCTGTCATTGAAGGTCTCCTATAGGAGCCCTACCCAGACTTCTTACGAGCTGGAGTGGAAGTATTTCTGGCAGTTGGGTTGCTGCAAGTAGGGAGTATTGGAAACGAGGGTAGAAAGGAAGCTGGGGCCAGCGTTGTGGAGTTCGGCGTGCTGGAGGAGTTTTCAGTCAGCTTGGGACTTGACTTCCTCCAGTGAAGATGGCCACCATGCCCACCTCGATTAAGGGCTTTATGGTCGGTCAACATTGCTCCTCTTCCGTTCCTCAGCAGTAGACCTTGCTGGCTTGGGCGCACTCAGCTGGTCTGGGAGAAATTGGAGCCGCAGTCCATAGGATCATTTTGGTATCTTTGGGTCCGGATCCTCAAGCCCACCATCAGTTACAGTAGCTGCTATCTACATGTggccatttaattttaaattaagtacAATGAAAAGTTCAGTCGTTTGGTTTCATCAGCCACATTTTATATATTCAGTAGTCACCTGTGGCTGTGGTTTCTATAAGGATAGTGCAGATAGAAGACATTTCCATTGTTGCAAAGCAGTTTATTGGTGGTCTAGTGCTTATCTCTGCTAAAAATGACCGGCAGGAAGAataattcataaattatttttcaagtaaGTTAAGTCTTTCAAACATTGAATGAGATACTGCACTTGTACCTGTTGGGGATGTGAAGATAATTAAACACAATCCTCCTGTCTTCCAGGTGTTTATGGCCTGGTGGGGAGGTGGTCCCCTTCACAAATACCCAGAACccaaggcaggcagaggtggtgctTTGTTCGAGGCACAAAAACGGGGAGAAGGGAGTAATTGCTTGAGGAGGTTAGAGTTCAAGCGGGGACAGGAAAGGGCGGTGGTTTTGAGGGTAACCGGGCAATGGAAACAGCACGAGGCAAGGCCAAGTGGAGGCAGGCAAGTTTGGTTTGTGGTGGGGAATGGCGAGTGGCTTGGGGCACAAGACTGGAAAAGATGTCACGGTGCCTTGAGGGACACGTTCAGAAGATTGGTGTGCATTTGGCGGGCAGTGTGCAGCACTAAAACGTGTGGAGACAGACATTCAGAGCACTGCTGAGGCCCAGGACCTGCTTTTCTTTGGGAACAAGGCATGGTCCCATTCAGCTGGGTCTGTAGTGCTCCTTCCGATGAAGGGGTAGGCCGCTGTCCGGCGGTTCCCTGCCTGCTGTGAGTGGTGGACACCAGGGCTGTAGCTTATCCCTCGCACCAGGCATGCAACCCTGCAGTTAGGTGCTGAACAAACATTTCTTGGATAGTTTTTGGATGAAGTCTCACGCCTTTCCTTAGCACCACCTAGTGGTGACGTGTACTACAGCCACTTCCTAAGAATCATTGCCGTGTTCTTTTATGGTGGCTCTGGTGCAGACAAATTACCTAAGGACACACTCACACTTAGCACATTGCATGCACACAGTAGGGCTGGATGAACGAATGCTCTTTAATTATTCATATCGTGAAAATAAAGAAGGCATATGCAGCTCATGAAAGGCATTTTTACCACATTCTTTAAAGCTTTAACACCTACTGAGAGAGGCTATAGGGCAAATTAAACACTTGGTCTCTGCCCTTGGGAAGTTTTCAGGCTTTTGGGAGTAGTAAATCAAAGTATTTAgtaataaaattagtaaattatCTGGTGTGAACTGGGGGCTCTCCCACTGGCTGATTACCAGAGTCAGCAGGGAGCTTTGTAAATGCAGCTTCTCAGGCCCCTTCACTAGAGAGTCCATTCCGAGGGTCTGGAAAAGGGTCCTGGGACCCTGACGTTAGTGTACTCTCCTAGTAACTGATGCTCAGGTTTGGGGTCTGTTAGTGTAAACCTGAGCTGGAATCATTAGTGGCTTCCTAGAGAAGGCGGGCCGAGAACTGGCACCCCTCCCATTTGTGTTGAGAGCCGCTGCTGTGGGTCAGGCATTGTGCCAGCGCGTGTCCTGGGCCACAGGTGCTCATCATGGTCTAATGTGGAAAACTTCAAACACGTAGTTAGAGTCCAGGGAGGTTGGTGCCAAGAGAAGCCTATGTAAATGAGCCGGCACTGAGGATCCAGCACATGATCCCCAGAGTGGAGGCATTTGAGTCTCTCCAGGCCTATAGGGAGAGGAAGCGTGGTAAGAGGACACAGAAAGGTAACAGCAGTGTCTGTCAGGGAGCCTCCGGAGTGTGGTGTGATGGGAACACGGGTGAATATAGGCAAGGAGCATGAGACGTGCCAGAAAGGTGAGCGGGGCCAGTAAGCAGGCGACGTGGGCCCTGTGCGGAGGCTGGAAGCGCAGGACTTCTGAGGGGTGTTGCCAAGATAGAGAAGGAAAATGGGAGCTGGGCcctgaggcagggcctggctggggggcggagggggcggggttAGAGCCATCAGGAAGGGAACCTTGGCTCATGCCATTTCTCTGTGCTGGAAACTCTGCCCTAGGCCCTGGGGAAGGTCCTGAGAGGGGAGCTGACACGGAATGGCCTTGTGATTAAAGCTTATTCTTGTCCCATGCACAATACACTTTTCTTAGTTTGTGGATCTTCAGCTTATAAATGGGGGGTGTTATAGCACAGTGGATAGGAGCACGTGGGGTTCACAtcttggttctgccacttactggccgtgtgaccttgggcaagttactgacctctctgtgcctcagtttcctcatcagtaaaatagaaTACTCACCTCAAATAAAATGGTCTATGCAGAGAACTGAGAGCTGGGTGTGGTGCTCAGTGAGTCGCTGCCTGTTAGCCAGTAGTGTCCTAGCGTCATTGTGGGCGAGGCAGGgctttttgtcttcattttcaaaTGAGGATGCTGAACATTAGATAGAAATTCAAACCAGGTCTACCGGCTCCCACTCACATACCCTCACTGTCAGTGCCCCTGAACCACTGCTCCCACCTGCCATGCCTATCTGCCTAGATGACCTTTCTAGGTGAGGACTGGGGTGCCCATCCAATCCTGTTTGTGAAgtaagccccacccccactcccaattTCCTGTTGGACCTTTCTCCCTGCGTTTGCAGTCTCCCCAAAACCTGTCCCTATACCTACAGGATGTGTGCCCCCGTGATGGTGGAGCTGGAGGGGGAGACAGATCCCTTGCTTATCGCCATGAAAGAGCTCAAGTAAGTTGCCCAGATCACGGTTTGCTGCTCCAGAGCCCTGGCAGGCATCCCCTGGATTCTCTGCTGCACACCCTGACCCCACTTCCCTGCCTGGGGAAGTGATTGTTCCTGTGGATCTTAGCTTGTTAAGGAGTCAGCGCatggggaagaaggagggagagggaggaggggcaggcaaaGGGGAGGCCACTGAGGAGACAGCACCTCTCCTGGCTGTCAGAGTTCCCTGTTCCTgctgcagtctgccttcccaggcccccactcttcctcctcctcccttcagaCATGGCTGGCAGAGCCCTTCCAGACCACTGTCCCACACTCCCGGATGCAGGAACCTTCTTTTTATTGCAGTTCTTTTCCTACAAAGTACACTCAGCCCCAGGAAGATGCTCCCTGAGACTTCTCTTTCCTTGCATTCTGCAGACAGTCTGCCCTCCTGCTGTAGAGCTGGGGTCTCCAGCCCTCATGTACATGTGCCTTCTCCCCGCCACAGGGCTCGAAAGATCCCCATCATCATTCGGCGCTACCTGCCTGACGGGAGCTATGAAGACTGGGGGGTAGACGAGCTCATCATCACGGACTGAGCTGGAGTCATCTTCCCAAC
Encoded proteins:
- the POLR2F gene encoding DNA-directed RNA polymerases I, II, and III subunit RPABC2 isoform X2, producing MSDNEDNFDGDDFDDVEEDEGLDDLENAEEEGQENVEILPSGERPQANQKRITTPYMTKYERARVLGTRALQIAMCAPVMVELEGETDPLLIAMKELKQSALLL
- the POLR2F gene encoding DNA-directed RNA polymerases I, II, and III subunit RPABC2 isoform X1, with the translated sequence MSDNEDNFDGDDFDDVEEDEGLDDLENAEEEGQENVEILPSGERPQANQKRITTPYMTKYERARVLGTRALQIAMCAPVMVELEGETDPLLIAMKELKARKIPIIIRRYLPDGSYEDWGVDELIITD
- the POLR2F gene encoding DNA-directed RNA polymerases I, II, and III subunit RPABC2 isoform X3, which produces MSDNEDNFDGDDFDDVEEDEGLDDLENAEEEGQENVEILPSGERPQANQKRITTPYMTKYERARVLGTRALQIAARKIPIIIRRYLPDGSYEDWGVDELIITD